Below is a genomic region from Dyella terrae.
CGCATTGTCCGTTGCCAGCCGTACCAGCCACAATAAACAAAGTGTTTACCGTTACTCTCAATCAATCCGGCCGCCAATTCACGGTGGATCCCGACGAAACCGTGCTCGAAGCCGCGCAGCGCGCCGGCATCGCGTTGCCGTATTCGTGCCGCGCGGGCGTGTGTGGCAGCTGCAAGGCCACGCTGGTGCAGGGGCAGTGCAGTTATCCGCGCAACCCTCCGCTGGCGCTGGCCGGCACCTCGCCGCGCCAGCATGCGGTGTTGTTGTGCCAGGCCGTGCCGACCTCGGATCTGGTGATCGAGGCGCGTGAAGTCACCTCCGTTGAAGACATTGCGCGCCGGCAACTGAACGTGATCGTCGCCGAAAAACGCGTGTTGGCGCCGGATGTCGTCGGCCTCGTGCTGCAGCCGGCGGACGGCGAGCCCCGTCTGAACTGGCTGCCCGGCCAGTACCTCGACGTGCTGCTTGATGATGGCCGCCGTCGCCCGTTCTCCATCGCCAGCGGCCCACAGGCCTCCGGCGCGATCGAGATGCACGTGCGCCATGTGGCCGGCGGCGGCTTCACCTCCTGGGTGAACGACAGCCTGAAGGTGGGCGACACGCTGCGCATCGAGGGCCCGCTCGGCACCTTCGTGCCGCGCGAAGACGCCGAGCGCCCGATCATCTTCATGGCCGGCGGCACGGGTTTCGCGCCGGTCAAAGCCATCGTCGAACACTTTCTCGACCTGGGCACGCAGCGGCCCATGGATGTGTACTGGGGCGCCCGCAGCGTGGCGGACTTGTACCTGAAGGAGATGGCCCGGGGCTGGGAAATGCGCGCGCCGCTACGTTTCCATCCGGTGATTTCGGATGCGGAGCAGGCCGATGGTTTGCGCGTGGGCCTCGTGCACGAAGCCGTGCTGGACGATCACCCGGACCTCAGCGGCCACGACGTCTACATGAGCGGCCCGCCGGCGATGATCGATGCCGGTCGCAAGCTGTTCCTTGGCGCGGGCTTGCCGGAAGACCGGCTGTACTACGACTCGTTCGAATATGCGCCAGACGTGCTGGCGCAGATCCTCGCCGGGCGCGCCGGCGTCATCGAATAACGAAGCGCTTACTTATTGCCTTTGGCGGTAGGCAACTGCGCCTGCTGCCAGGCAAAGATGCCGCCACCGAGCGTATGCACCTTGGTGAAACCGGCCTTGACCAGGCGCTGGGCGGCCTTCTCGGCGTTGCCACGGCCGTCCTTGTCGATCAGCACGATCGGCAGGTCCTTGGCCTTGGACAGGTCCTTGCCTTCCGGGTCGAACTGGCTCATCGCCACGTGCTTCGCGCCCGGGATGTGGGACTTCTCGTAATCGGCGTAGGCCGACACGTCCACCAGCAGCGGGCTTTCGCGGTTCATCAGCAGCGTGAGGCCAGCCGGCGTCAGCTCCTTGTACTTGCGCATCAGGCGCATGAGTTCCATGACCACGATGCCCAGGATCAGGATCACGAACAGCGCGGCGAGCGCGAGATGATTGCCAATGAATTCAGGCAGCTTGTGCAGGACGTCGCTCATTCGAAAGCTTCCGCAGGTGCGGCAGGACCGCTGGATGAAGTGGACCGGCGATTATAGGCGACTGGACCGCAACTCGCCGGTTTGCGCCCGAAAGTGGGCTTACTGGCGGATATCCGGGAGCCCCGACATCAGCCACCAGCGCTTCTTTTCCGGGTCGTAGCGCCAGGTCTGGCGGTCCAGCACGGTGCGTTCGGACTGGGTGTTCACATTGACGATGTTCACCTGGACCAGCTGGTGGACCTCGTTTTCGCCATTGGCGACCGGGCCCTGGGTGTCGTCATAGCCGGTGACCTTGTACTGGCCGTAACGGGCCATCTCCAGCGAAGAGGGGGTCACGTCCTTGCGAACGGCTGGATCGACGAACTGCAGGCAGCTCTCGAAATCGCCCCAGCGCATGGCGTTGGCGTAGGCGTTGAGCGTGGTGGTCAGGGCCGTATTGCGCTGGTCGGCGGCACAGCCGGACAGCAGCAGGGTCAGCAGGCACAACAGGAAGGCGAGACGACGCATGCGATGGGTTCCCCCGATTGGACGGCGCATTGTGCCGCAATCGGGGGCCGGATTCGGGCGACCCCGTCACCCCCGCTTCTTGGCCACGAAACGGGCGCGCAACGTGGCGGCGGGCTTGTCGGGGCTCTCGCCGGCGATCGTGCTGGCCACTTCAATGCGGGCCCGGCCGCGTGCGTTCAGCGTGGAAAAGAACGTATCCCAATCCGAATGCGGGCTCAGGACGGACTCGCACACCAGGTCCTCCCACACGGGCGCCAGGTACTTCACGGTCGACTCGGCGACGAACACATCGCAATCCCAGTCCCGCGCGCGCAGCGCCAGCTCCACCATCGCCCAGCCGCCCAGCGTCATCAGGCTGACCAGGCTGCCGCCAAAGGCGCAGCCCTTGTCGTTGATGTTCGGGGCCAGCGGCGCGCTGAGGGTGAGGCGGCCGGGCTCGGCGTGGACGTAACGCAGGTCCATCGTGTGGGCCAGCGGGATGTGGGTCCGGATGAACTCGACCAGTTCCTGGGCAGAAGAAGGGAGCATGTGGATCGAAGGGGGAGTGGGGAATCGCCGAGTATAGGCTCTACACTCGTCGGGATTCTTACATCAGGTACCCGCGCGCGTGTCTGCCACCCCGCCCCCCAAGCTTGCCTTGCACGGCCGCACGATCGTGATCACGCGGCCGGTCGGCACGGGTGCGTCGATCGCCGCGCGCGTGCGGGCACTGGGCGGCGAGCCGATGCTGTTGCCGGGCCTGTCGCTGCGCGCCGAGCCGGGCGTGCGACCCGCGTTGCGCGAGGCGCTGAAAGACGACCTCCTGATCTTCATCAGCCCGGCTGCCGTGCGTTTCGCCGCGCGCGCCGAACCGCTGCGCACCCGGGCGACCGTCTGCGCGGTGGGCCAAGGCACGGCACGCGTGCTGCAGCGGCATCGCATCGAGGCGATTGCGCCGGACCAGCAGCAGGACAGCGAAGGCCTGCTGGCGCATGCACAGCTGAAGGACCTCCAGGGCAAGCGCGTCGCATTGATCGGCGCCCCGGGTGGTCGCGGCGTCCTGCGCGAGCAACTGGCGAAGCGCGGCGCGAAGCTGCGCGAACTGCACGTTTACCGTCGCGCCGCGCCGCGCCTGTCCCGGCGGCATATCGACGCGGTGCTGGCCTTGCCGTCCAGCGCGATGGTGCTGCTTTCCAGTGCCGAAGCGCTGGCGAACCTGCATGAGCAACTGCCCGGGGATGCCTGGAAGGTTCTGTGCAAGGCCACGGCCGTGGTCAGCAGCGAACGACTGGCCGACGCCGCACGCAAAGCCGGGTTCAAGCACATTCGCATGGCGGATTCGGCATTTTCCGACGACATGCTTCACGCTGCGGCAGGCACTTTCACAAAGGCTTGATGCGAGCCGCCCGCTCCGGGCTGCTAGCATGAAGCGCATGACTCAGGACCACGACACGCCCGAACCCGTCGCCGCGCCCGTCAGCGCCGCGCCCTCGACCAAGGCCAAGCGCCCCGCATCGCCTCCGCGCGGCGGCACGCTCGCCCTGGCCCTGTTGCTTTCGCTCGTTGCCATGGGCGGTGCCGGCTATGTCGGCTGGCGCCAGTACACCCAGGAAACCAGCGTGCGTGGCGCCATGCAGGACGCTGCCAGCCAGGAAGTGCGCCTGGCCAACGTCGAGCGCGCCAACGAAGCCACCGACAACGATCGCACGCTGTTGCGCCAGCGCCTCGCCGACGCCGAGCAGGTGAATCGTTCGCTGCGCGACGAGTTGCTCGCCCAGGCCGATCGCACGCGCAATCTCGAAGATGCGGTAGCCAAGTTGTCCGAGCGCACGCTGTCCGGTCACGACGGCATGCTGCTGGATGAAACCGAATCCCTGCTGCGCATGGCCAAGGAGCGTTACGCGCTGTTCCACGATGCCGCCGGTGCCGCCGCTGCCTACGATCTGGCCGACAAGACCGTTGCCGCCGTCAACGACGGTGCGTTTTCCGGCCTGCGCCAGAGCATCAACAACGAGCGCGAGGCGCTGGTGAAGAGCCAGCCGACCAATCAGGTCGGTGCACTGGAATCGCTGACGCAGTTGCGCGCCACCGTCGTGGATCTGCCGCTGAAGTCGCTGGACGACGACGCGCAGGGCGCCGCGACCGATGCATGGTCGCGCGTGCGTCGCGCACTCTCGAGCGTCGTCACCGTGCAGCGCGTATCGGCTTCGCCCTTGTCGGTGACCGATGCACGCTTCGCGCGCGAACTCGTTGCACTGGATCTTGCGCAGGCACAGGCCGCTTTGCTTGCGTTCGACAACGAAGCGTTCGTCGCTGCGCTCAAGCGCGCCGACGCCAATCTCGCCGGTGCGTTTGATGACAAGGACGAAGGCGTGAAACAGGCGCGCGCACGCATCGAAGCGCTGACCCAGCAGATGCAGCCCAAGCAGCCGATCGAACTCGGTGCCGCTCTCACCGAGCTGCGCAACCTGCGCTCGGTACACGCGCTCAAGCCCGTCGAGGCCAAGCCATGACGCTGTGGCGCTGGATCCTGTTGCTGGTGATTGCCGCTGCCGTTGCCGCCTTTGGCTGGCACTGGGTCGCGGAAGATCCGGGCTATGTGCTGGTGCAGCTGCGCGGCTGGCAGGCGGAGACGTCGGTCGTCGGCGCCATCGTGCTGTTGCTGGTGCTGTGGGCGCTGATCGTGCTGGTGGTGCGCCTGGTGCGCTGGCCGTTCGGTGCCTTGAGTCGCCGCCATCGTCGCGTCAGCCGCAAGCGTCTTGCCGCCGGCCTCGTTGCTTTGATGGAAGGCCGTCACGGCGACGCCGAGCGCGATCTCAATCGCGCCTCGCGACTGGATAGCCTGCGCGGCCCGGCCTTGCTCGCCTCGGCCGAAGCGGCGTCACGTCGCGGCGAACAGGTGCGTGCCCTCGAAGCCCTCGACGAAGCCAGCCAGACCGAGCCGCGTGCCGCACGCGTGTTGCGCGCACGCGTCCTGCGCCGCGACAGCAAAGCCGCCGAAGCGCTGGCGCTGCTGGCGCCCGAAGCCGACGCCGGCACGCTCACTCCGGGTGGCTGGCGCGAACTCGTGCTCGCCGCACTCGATACGGGCGACTACCGCCGCGCCCGCGAAGCGCTTGAACCGCTGCAGAAGAGCGGCGCACTCGGCGCGCGCGGTTTCGCGCAGCTGGAAGGTCAGGTGCTGGCCGCGTCCCTCAAATCCGCACCCGATGCCGCCGCGCTCAATCAATTGTGGTCGCAGTTGCCCAAGCAACAGCGCCGCATCCCCGCCGCCATCGACGCCTACGCCCGCACCGCCGCCGCTTACGGCATGGTCCTGCCCGCCATGGACGAAGTGGAATCCGCGCTGCGTCGCGAATGGTCCCCGACCCTGATCGAAACCTACGGCCTGCTCGGCGACGACGACCTCGACGCCCGCCTGCGCCGCGCCGAAGGCTGGGTCGACGCGCACCCCAACGACGCCGCCCTGATGCTCACGCTTGGCCGCATGTGCGTGCGCGTGAAGCTGTGGGGCAAGGCACATCAATACCTCGATCGCTCGCTGGCGCTTGAACCCAGCAGCGGCGCATGGGAAGCCCTCGGCGATACCTTCGCCGGCGAAGACAACATGGCGATGGCGCAACTGTGCTATCGCAACGCGCTGTCGATCGCCCGTGGCGGCAAGGCGAAGGACCTGCCGGCCGGCACGGTCTCGTCGCGCATGAACACGCGCCCGATCGCCGTCGAAGAGCGCAGCGAGCACGGCGTGCCGCGCCTGCGCGAATGACTCAATGGGCCGACAAGGCCCAGGTGAGGAAACCCGCATTCACCGTCGTCATCGCCAGTGACACTAAAAAGAGCGTATCGGAGATACGCTCCAGTCGATGCAGTCGCCGCACGCTACGCGTGCGCAGCGACCAGTACGACATCAGGCAGGTCACCAGGTAAAGCATCGCGTTGACGGCAAACATGTCGTCTTCGATCAGGTCCGCCTGCCGGATCGCGATGATCACGCGCAGTATCCCGATCACCGTAATGCACACGCCCACCATCGCTGCCGACGTGGTGAAGATATGCGTGCTGATGTCGTGGTCCAGCGGCGATTTGTCGTTGGTGTCTGGCATAGGTGCTGCCATGGACCGGGAGACGCCGATGGTAGTTCCGGGCGGTGTGATCGTTGCGTTGGCGCAAGGAATTGCGGGGGAGGGCGCGGCGCTGCGCGCCTGCGGTGAACGGTGAACGGTGAACTGAGAAAGCGGTGGAGGTCGCTGCGCCACCTGCTCTGACTGTTTACTGTTCCCCGTTCCTCCGTTTACCGCTCATCAGAGCGCCGTCAAATTCGCATAAGCCGCCACCAGCCACTTGCTGCCGGCACTCTCGAAATTCACCTGCAAGCGCGTGTGCGCACCACTGCCTTCGGCGCTCACCACGACGCCTTCGCCAAACGACGGATGGCTCACGCGCTGCCCCAGTTGCACCGGACGGTCTTCCTGCAAGGTCGGCGTGTTGTCCGCAAAGCGCCCGGCGTACATGGGTCGACTGGTCTGCACGCGCGGACGTACTTCGTCGATCAGTTCGGCAGGGATCTCGCCAAGGAAACGCGAAGGCCGTGCCAGCATTTCCACGCCGTGCATGCGACGCGACTCGGCATGCGTGATCACCAGGCGTTCGCGCGCACGGGTGATTCCCACATAGGCAAGACGGCGCTCTTCCTCCAATCGGCCCTCGTCCTCGACGGAACGCTGGCTCGGGAACAGCCCTTCCTCCATGCCCACCAGGAACACCACCGGGAACTCCAGCCCCTTGGCCGAATGCAGCGTCATCAACTGCACGCAATCGTCCCAGGCTTCGCCCTGGCCTTCACCGGCTTCCAGCGCCGCGTGTGACAGGAACGCCGACAGCTCGCTCAAGCCCGCATCGATATCGTCCTGCGTCGGCTCAAAGCGACTGGCGACGTTGATCAGCTCGTCCAGGTTCTCCACGCGTGATTCGGCATTGCCGCGGCTGTCCTTTTCGTAGAAGTCGCGCAGGCCGGTATGCGTAATGGCGTGTTCGATCTGCTCGGCCAGGGCGAGTGCGGTGGCTTCCGAGTCGCCATCGCTGCCGAGGCCGGCAAAGGTGCGTGCCATCTCGTCGATCATGCCAAGGAACGCCTTTACTGCATTCTTAGCGCGACCGGCCAGTTCGCCACCGCTGGTCAACTCGTTGAGCGTAGCCTCCCACATCGACGTGTTCTCACCACGCGCACGGCGACGCAACACATCCAAGGTGCGGTCGCCGATACCACGCGGCGGCGTATTCACGGCGCGCTCAAACGCCGCATCGTCGTGGCGATTGGAGCAAAGACGCAAATACGCCAGCGCATCCTTGATTTCCGCGCGCTCGAAGAACCGCAGGCCGCCATACACGCGATACGGAATATCGCGCTGGATCAACTGCTCTTCGAAGTTGCGCGACTGCGCATTGGAGCGATACAGGATCGCGCAATCACGCGCATTGCCATGCTCGGCGATGTACTCACGAATGCGCTCGATGACAAAACGCGCCTCGTCCTGCTCGTTGTACGCGGCATACAGCGCAATGCGTTCACCTTCATCGCCCGCCGTCCACAACTGCTTGCCCAGGCGCCCGCCATTGCGCGCAATCACGCTGTTGGCGGCTTTCAGGATGGTGGACGTGGAGCGGTAATTCTGCTCCAGCTTGATCGTGCGTGCGCCCGGGAAATCGCGCAGGAACTGCTGTACGTTCTCCACCTTTGCGCCACGCCAGCCGTAAATCGCCTGGTCGTCATCACCCACCACGAACACCTGGCCACTGGCGCCCGCCAGCACGCGAATCCACGCGTACTGCAACGTGTTGGTGTCCTGGAACTCGTCGATCAGCAAGTAACGCCAGCGTTGCTGGTAATGCTCCAGCACCGACGGGTTCTTCAGCCACAACTCGTGCGCGCGCAGCAGCAGCTCGGCGAAATCCACCAGCCCGGCGCGACGGCAAGCGTCCT
It encodes:
- a CDS encoding 2Fe-2S iron-sulfur cluster-binding protein, producing the protein MFTVTLNQSGRQFTVDPDETVLEAAQRAGIALPYSCRAGVCGSCKATLVQGQCSYPRNPPLALAGTSPRQHAVLLCQAVPTSDLVIEAREVTSVEDIARRQLNVIVAEKRVLAPDVVGLVLQPADGEPRLNWLPGQYLDVLLDDGRRRPFSIASGPQASGAIEMHVRHVAGGGFTSWVNDSLKVGDTLRIEGPLGTFVPREDAERPIIFMAGGTGFAPVKAIVEHFLDLGTQRPMDVYWGARSVADLYLKEMARGWEMRAPLRFHPVISDAEQADGLRVGLVHEAVLDDHPDLSGHDVYMSGPPAMIDAGRKLFLGAGLPEDRLYYDSFEYAPDVLAQILAGRAGVIE
- a CDS encoding rhodanese-like domain-containing protein, translated to MSDVLHKLPEFIGNHLALAALFVILILGIVVMELMRLMRKYKELTPAGLTLLMNRESPLLVDVSAYADYEKSHIPGAKHVAMSQFDPEGKDLSKAKDLPIVLIDKDGRGNAEKAAQRLVKAGFTKVHTLGGGIFAWQQAQLPTAKGNK
- a CDS encoding YiiD C-terminal domain-containing protein, which produces MLPSSAQELVEFIRTHIPLAHTMDLRYVHAEPGRLTLSAPLAPNINDKGCAFGGSLVSLMTLGGWAMVELALRARDWDCDVFVAESTVKYLAPVWEDLVCESVLSPHSDWDTFFSTLNARGRARIEVASTIAGESPDKPAATLRARFVAKKRG
- a CDS encoding uroporphyrinogen-III synthase, translating into MSATPPPKLALHGRTIVITRPVGTGASIAARVRALGGEPMLLPGLSLRAEPGVRPALREALKDDLLIFISPAAVRFAARAEPLRTRATVCAVGQGTARVLQRHRIEAIAPDQQQDSEGLLAHAQLKDLQGKRVALIGAPGGRGVLREQLAKRGAKLRELHVYRRAAPRLSRRHIDAVLALPSSAMVLLSSAEALANLHEQLPGDAWKVLCKATAVVSSERLADAARKAGFKHIRMADSAFSDDMLHAAAGTFTKA
- a CDS encoding uroporphyrinogen-III C-methyltransferase — protein: MKRMTQDHDTPEPVAAPVSAAPSTKAKRPASPPRGGTLALALLLSLVAMGGAGYVGWRQYTQETSVRGAMQDAASQEVRLANVERANEATDNDRTLLRQRLADAEQVNRSLRDELLAQADRTRNLEDAVAKLSERTLSGHDGMLLDETESLLRMAKERYALFHDAAGAAAAYDLADKTVAAVNDGAFSGLRQSINNEREALVKSQPTNQVGALESLTQLRATVVDLPLKSLDDDAQGAATDAWSRVRRALSSVVTVQRVSASPLSVTDARFARELVALDLAQAQAALLAFDNEAFVAALKRADANLAGAFDDKDEGVKQARARIEALTQQMQPKQPIELGAALTELRNLRSVHALKPVEAKP
- a CDS encoding heme biosynthesis HemY N-terminal domain-containing protein; the protein is MTLWRWILLLVIAAAVAAFGWHWVAEDPGYVLVQLRGWQAETSVVGAIVLLLVLWALIVLVVRLVRWPFGALSRRHRRVSRKRLAAGLVALMEGRHGDAERDLNRASRLDSLRGPALLASAEAASRRGEQVRALEALDEASQTEPRAARVLRARVLRRDSKAAEALALLAPEADAGTLTPGGWRELVLAALDTGDYRRAREALEPLQKSGALGARGFAQLEGQVLAASLKSAPDAAALNQLWSQLPKQQRRIPAAIDAYARTAAAYGMVLPAMDEVESALRREWSPTLIETYGLLGDDDLDARLRRAEGWVDAHPNDAALMLTLGRMCVRVKLWGKAHQYLDRSLALEPSSGAWEALGDTFAGEDNMAMAQLCYRNALSIARGGKAKDLPAGTVSSRMNTRPIAVEERSEHGVPRLRE
- the uvrD gene encoding DNA helicase II: MDVSHLIDKLNDAQREAVCAPPGHYLVLAGAGSGKTRVLTHRIGWLTQVEHIPPWAILAVTFTNKAAGEMRARLDQLIPGGTQGLTVGTFHGIAHRLLRRHWHEAGLPEGFQILDSDDQQRIVKRVVAGLGLDEAKFPPRQATWQINSWKDEGKRADTIEHHNHAVTRTYVQIYQAYEDACRRAGLVDFAELLLRAHELWLKNPSVLEHYQQRWRYLLIDEFQDTNTLQYAWIRVLAGASGQVFVVGDDDQAIYGWRGAKVENVQQFLRDFPGARTIKLEQNYRSTSTILKAANSVIARNGGRLGKQLWTAGDEGERIALYAAYNEQDEARFVIERIREYIAEHGNARDCAILYRSNAQSRNFEEQLIQRDIPYRVYGGLRFFERAEIKDALAYLRLCSNRHDDAAFERAVNTPPRGIGDRTLDVLRRRARGENTSMWEATLNELTSGGELAGRAKNAVKAFLGMIDEMARTFAGLGSDGDSEATALALAEQIEHAITHTGLRDFYEKDSRGNAESRVENLDELINVASRFEPTQDDIDAGLSELSAFLSHAALEAGEGQGEAWDDCVQLMTLHSAKGLEFPVVFLVGMEEGLFPSQRSVEDEGRLEEERRLAYVGITRARERLVITHAESRRMHGVEMLARPSRFLGEIPAELIDEVRPRVQTSRPMYAGRFADNTPTLQEDRPVQLGQRVSHPSFGEGVVVSAEGSGAHTRLQVNFESAGSKWLVAAYANLTAL